In Methanococcus voltae, the genomic stretch GAAGAATTAAAAATTAAAGAAATGCCACTTTTGTATGATAAATTAGATAAAAACTTATTGGAAATTGATGAAGAACTTGTAAATGCGATAAATATAGTTTTAAAAAGAAATAAACTTAAATTTAAAGATTTTTCAGATGACAATTTAATTAAAGGTAAATTTAGAAACTTTAACAGACCTATTTTAAATATTCCTGAAAATTTAGAATATGGCAAATTCAAATCTGATGAATTAAATAACGGAAAATATAAAATTACCATAAAATTTAGCCTAAAAAAAGGTTCTTACGCAACCGGAATTATAAAAGGAGTATTCAATAGCGTTAAATATAAAAAATAGAAAAATTGCAAAAATCAAAGTATGTTAAAAAAATAATATAAAATATTACAATTTATAATTAATTAAATTAAATTCTACATCTTCTATTTTAGAATATTTTTCAGAAATAGCTGTTTCATAATCATTTATTTTTGAATTAAAATGATTAATTGCTCTTTCAAGTTCGTTAGGTGCTGGTCCACCCATTGCTTTCCTAAGTTTCACATTTTCCATTGGATTTAATGCTTTTTTAATAGATTCTTCGCTCAAATTTAAATCATATTTAGATAGTGTTTCAGAAATAATGTTGGAAATTGGAACATTTTGCTCGATAGAATCTTTTACGAGCTCCCCTACGATTCCGTGTGCCATTCTAAATGCAATACCGCATTCACGAACTAAAGTATCGGCTAATTCAGTTGCTGTAGAATAATTTTCAGTTGCTAATTTTTCCATTTTTTCAGCATTAACTTTTAAAGTAGAAACCATTCCTTCAACCATATGTAATGTTTCGAGGGCTGTTTCCGTTGTTTTCCAAAGGTGGGGGCTTATTTCTTGTAAATCTCTATTGTATGTATTTGGTAGTGCTTTTAATATTGTAAGTACAGATACTAATTCACCATTTAAAGTGGAAAGTTTTGCTCTTGAAATCTCTGCTACATCAGGATTTTTCTTTTGGGGCATTATTGAAGAGGTAGAAGTATACTCATTAGCTATTTCAATTGTTCCAAATTCACACGATGAAAATACAATCAATTCTTCGCAGATTTTACTTAAATTAGTACCTAGCATTGAAATATCAAACATTGTCTCAGCTATAAAGTCCCTTGAAGAAACACCATCCATTGAATTATGTATAATATCGTCAAAGCCAAGTAAATTTTTTGTTTTAATTCTATTTATAGTAAATCCTGTTGTTGCCATCGCCCCCGAACCCAAAGGACAAATATTTACACGTTTGTAAGTGTCCAAAAATCTTAAAATATCTCTTTCTATTGCTGAAACGTGGCTAAGCATTTGATGACCAAAAGTAACAGGTTGAGCTTGTTGTAAATGAGTATATCCAACTGAAAGAGTGTTTTTATTATTTTCTGCCAATTTTATAAGACTTTTATTTAATTTTAAAATCATTGCCAATATTTCAAGGATTTTTTTTCTTAAAGCCAATCTTAAATCAGTTGCAACTTCGTCGTTCCTACTTCTTCCCGTGTGCATTCTACCCGCTATATCTTCCCCTACCTTTTTAATTAGTTCATTTTCAATAACCATATGAATATCATCGAGTGAAGGGTCTAAATCTAGGTTTTGCATCCCCTTTGATAAAATATTTTTCAATTCTTCGATAATTATTAACCCATATTCTTTTGAAATAATATTTTGCTCAGTTAACATTATTGTATGTGCAATATCACAATAAATATCGCTTTCAAATATCTCTTTATCAAATTCCAAACTGGTTGTATATTTCATTACATCTTCATTTACATTACTTCCCAGTCTTCCCCTTCTAAGTATGTTTTTCATAAATTTCACCATCAAATCAATATCGAAAATATTTAAATTAATTTAATAAATTATACGTAATAATTAATATATAGACTATATAACATCTTAATTATATATTTATATAGCTATATAGTAATTATAAATATTAAAAAATTAATCGAATACATATTAATTGATATTATAAAATATATTATAAAATAGTGTGAAGTAATAATTAAATTATTAATTATTAATTAAATAAACAAATTAAATTATTAATATTTTAATTTCCTTTTAATTTTAAATCAGTTGCCAAAACTCCGATACATTTTTCTTTTACAATGCTGTGGTTATTTCGCAACATTAAATCTATAGCATTATCACTATCAGTACCTGGTTGCATCCAAAATATTCCAAAATCTCCGAAACCTATGGCTTTTTTAGCTTCTTCTTCCATATAGATAGGATTCCTAAATACGCATATAATGTCCAAATAGTCTACTTTATTCTTTAAATCTTCCAAAGATTCATAAATAGGGTAATTTTCAAAATTCTGACCATTATATTTTGGATTTACAAGATACAAATCATAATTTAAATCAATCATAATTTTTGTAATTCTATTACTTACACGACGTTCGTCAAGGGAAACTCCAATAATGGCTATCTTTTTAGCATCTCTTAATACATCATAACTTTCTGATAAAGTTAATGCCTTTGCTTTCACATTATCACCCCTATCTTAAAATATGTAAATACCATATTATAATTATTATGTATAAGGTGAAAAAATGCTACCAAATGGTTTAAAAAAGGATTCCCATTGTAAAAAAAAGGATAATGAAACTTCCAAAAACGAAAAAAACCATTTTACGTTTGTTGATTTATTTTGCGGGTGTGGGGGATTTTCACGAGGTTTTATAGATGAAGGATTTAACCCATTAGTTGCTATTGAAATTGAGGAAAACCCAGTTAGTTCTTATGCTTTAAATTTTAATGGAAAAATATATGAAAAAATCTATAAAAATGGGCAGTATAATTATATTTTAAAAGAAAATTACTTTAAACTTGAAGATTTTATGTCTAAGGAAGAAATAGATTTTTTTAAAAAAATAAATAATTACGATAAATTAAGTCCTATTATATTAAATGAAGATATTCGTGAAATTCATTCTTTAGATATTTTAAAATTTATCGATGATAAAAATGACAATAATTTAGGTAATATACGCAGTTTAAGTAGTAATAATATAGACTTATTAATTGGAGGTCCCCCTTGTGAAGGATATACTGGTGCAAATCCGAAAAGGCTAAAGAATCCGTATGATAGACTATATAGTGATGAATTAGGTAGATTGGTTTTAGAATACATCAGAATCGTAGGGGACTTAAAACCTAAAGTTTTTGTTATGGAAAATGTCCCCGGGATGCTTAATTGGCAACTATGGGAATGTATAGAGCAGGAATTTGCAAAGGTAGGATATAATGAAATATATTTCCACGTATTCAATGCGGAAAACTTTGGAAATCCATCAGTTAGAAAAAGAATAATTGTATCAAATATAAAACTAAATCCCGAATGGTCGGAACATAAAAACATAGTTCGAGATATATTAGAAGATGAATATACATTTAAAACTATTAAAAACGTTGAAAAATTAGAAAAAAATGAAAAATCTGAAGAAACCCAAAAATTTAGGGTAAATGAATTAAATTTAAACAAGGAACAATATCCATTGGCCGAAAGAATTTCAAAAAAATTAAAAGATACTAAAGTAGGCTCTGGTGCAGTTAAATTTAAAGCTTCAAAGGGTAATTTAGAAAATTACATATTAATTAACGAAAATGATGTTTCAGATACAGTTATGGGTCAGCGTAGGTTTATACATCCCAATAAACAGCGTTTATTAACCGTCCGGGAACAAGCTCGGCTTATGGGGTATCCAAACCACCATATATTGGCCGGTGGACTAACATCAACATACAACCAAATTGGAGAAAGTGTACCGCCCACATTGTCAAATGCCATTGCTAAAGAAGTTTATAAATACTTAAAAAGCTTAGAAGTAGATAAATAAGGATATTAAAATTAATAGATAAGTATTGTATGATTAATAAATTATTAATTGGTTAATATTTTTAAAAAAGGTGAAAAAATGTATATTGCACTACATAACTCATTTAGCTCAAAACAAGTTGAAGAATTTGCAAAAGTAGTTTTTGGAATGGGATTGAATACTATAGTATTTACAAAAGCATCAAGTTCTGCTGCTCAGAATGGCATACCAATAGTTCAAAAAATGGCAATCAAAAATAACAAAAATTTAGTATATTTGGAAGATATAAACGATGCTATAGAAATATTAAACCCTGAAAAAGTAATAATGATAACAAATAGTAATATAGGTAAAGAAAAACTCAATTTTGAAGAAATTGGGGAAAAAGATTTAATTGTATTTTGTGGAAGTAACTCAGGTTTTAGCTTAAAAGAAATCGAATCTGCAAATGCCGAACCTAAACATCTCTTAGGCGTAAATATAGGCCCAATAGGAGAAGCTTCAATCCTTTTATATAATACTTTAAAGGACCAATAATTAAAGTTTAATTTTAACATACTCTTTATTTCTTACGTTTTTAATATTATTTTTTATTTTAAATAAGTTTAAAAAAATTATTGAATAATTTAAAATACTTTAAGATACTATTTATTATTAATTTATAATTTATAAGTTATAACGAAGGGTTTATAAAAAATTTAAAATTAAATATAAAAGCGAAAAATAAAAGCTAAAAAGTAAAATAACAAGTGATTTGATGTTCCTTGAAAAATTAAAAGAAGTTTCAAACTTAAATTTAATTGAAGAATTAGAAAAAAATGAAAACAAAAAGCTTATTCATTATCGACTTAAATCACTTTTTGAAACTAATTACGAAAATGATAAAAAACCCAAAAATTCCATTGATTTAAATAAAAATACATATTACGAATATATACAAGAATTCTACGATAATATACACCCTTACGATTGTTCAAAAGATATATTAATTAACTACCTTATTTTAATTATAATTTCATATAGTAAATATAATAATTATTATGTTAAAAAAATCTCTGAAGAATTAGCAGTACGAGAATTTAAACCTAAAATGTCAAGAGGCGGTTATGAAATAGACATTTGGACTTTTATTAAAATAGCGAGCAATTCTCATAATAATGACCTACATTTAGAGCGTATGGATTTATCAAATAAAAAAGACGGTATTTATGTACACCTAACTGAAGAAATATATAAAACATACCTTTATGAAAAAATAAGGTTAGAGATGAAAGAAGCAGTTCAAAAAATAAAAGCTAAGAAAATCTCTGAAGATTTAAAAGCATTTTTTAAAGAATATGTGGATTTATCATTGAAAGATGTAAAGATAGTATTTAATACAGATACGGGTATAAAAATAGAATACGAAGGATTTAATGGAGTTATACCAGAAGAATGGCATCCTCCTTGTATACGGGAACTTTTAAATGATATATTAACAGGTGGCTCACCGTCCCACTATGCGAGACGTAGTTTTGTAGTTTATTGGTTTGTATCTCAAATGAATCCTAATGTACGACCCTTAGAAGACGGAGAAATTTGTAATAAAAATGCTACAGATATTGCAAGCGAAGAAGACGTTGAAAAATTCATCGATGACTTAATAGCAATGTTTAGTACCGTTGGAGATTTTGATACTCAAAAAACCAGATATTACATAAGCCATAACATTGGCTATAAAGTTACTGACCACATTACACATTGTGAATATTGTAAAAATTGGAAAATTGACGGCGGTAAGGGATTAAACTACTATTGTAGACCAGATGATATTTGTAATTTAAAAGAAATCACTCATCCATTGGATTATCTTTGTTATAATATCAATAAATATTCTAAAACTAAAGATAATGAAAAAAATAAAGATAATAAAAATAATGATGAATTAAAAAAATAAATAGAGCATACCTAAATTGAAGGAAAATATATATTAGTAGATTATTAGTGATATATAATTATTAATGGGGCCAATTATGGATATAATTAAATTATTATTAGATTTAGAAATTTTAGTATCACCTACTTGTTATAATCGTCTAAAAAGTTTTAAAAAACCAGATTTAGAAAATTTAATATCTAAAATATCTAAATTTAAAAATTCAAAGAAAGATTTTATTCTATTAGATAATCACTTTATGGATTCATTTTTAAATAATGACGTTAATGACTTGATTATAGAATATGCTAATTTTGATTTTATAAAATACTATATTGGGAATAATAAAGAAGTTCAAAATCAAGAGATAATGTCAAAATTAGATAAAAAATTATCTGAAGAATATGCACTTATTGATTCAGAAATAAAAAGCGAAAAATCAATTGAATCAAAAAATACGAAAGAAATAGCGTCAAATGAAAAATCATTAACGAATTTAGAAAATTTAGAAAAAAATGATAAAATAAATTTAGACTTAAAAGAAGGAACAAATAATGATGAAGAAAAATCTGAAGCAGATATTCAGAGAGATTTAAAATTAGCAAATAGATTAGAGAGATTTGAAAAAATTAAATCAATAAGGAAAAGCATTAATTCATCATTTAAGTTTGATTCTAAAGATATTGAAACTCAGGTTAAAGTATATGAAGATACAGATGTAACTGGGAATTCCACTTGCGAAGGAACGCTTGATGATTTTATAACCTACTTTAGAGATAGATATGAAACTTTAAAAACCATTATAGAAAGAAAATATCAAAAAAAGTCGTATCCATTAAATAAAGCTTATACTAAAAAGAATGAGAAGATTTTTTTAGTAGGTATCATCTCCGACGTTAATACCACAAAAAATGGTCATAAAATGGTAGAAATTGAAGATCAAAAAGGTGATTTCAAAGTTCTAATTATGAAAAATAAAATTGATAATAAAGAGATATTTGGAGACATCCTGCTCGATGAAATTATGGGTTTTGAAGGCACCGTTAGCAATGATGGTAGGTTAATGTTTGTTGACAAAACCTATAGGCCGGACGTAGATGTAAAACCTGCAAAAAAAATTGATGAAGAGATATATACTGCATTCTTATCTGATGTTCACGTTGGAAGCCATGAGTTTATGGCAAAAACCTTTGAAAAGTTTATAAGATTTTTAAATGGGGAAGTTGGAAACTCCAAAGAACAAAATATTGCAAGTAAATTAAAATACGTATCTATAGCGGGGGATTTAGTAGATGGCGTTGGGATATACCCAGGTCAAGAAGAAGACTTGTACGAAGTAGACATCGTTTCACAATACGAAGAAGTAGCAAATTACATAGCACAAGTGCCTGAGCATATCCACTTTGTAATAGGTCCTGGCAACCACGATGCGTTAAGACCTGCTGAGCCTCAACCAACGTTTACACAGGAAATAAGGGATTTATTCCCTAAAGAGAATGTTACATTTGTTTCAAATCCTTGCTCGGTAAATATTCACGGATTAGATTATTTACTATACCATGGTAGAAGCTTTGATGATGTAATAGGACAAATTTCTGAAGCCCAATATACAAATCCTTGTTCCATTATGCAGGAATTATTAAAAAGAAGACATTTGTGTCCTACTTATGGGGGTAGATGTCCAATAGCTCCAGAAGTAAGAGATTATTTAGTAATCGATAAAAAACCCGATATATTCCATACGGGTCATATCCATATTAATGGCTGTGGAAATTATAAAGGCACAATAATGGTAAATAGTGGTACGTTCCAAGAACAAACTTCTTTCCAGAAAAAAATGGGAATTTCACCAACCCCTGCAATCGTACCAATTATGGATATGTCCAATATGGGTAAAATCGTTCATGAATGGGACAATGGTGCTTTAAATTCAAAAATAATGTAAATAAAAGATAATAATATTTTAAAAATTAAAAATAACTTAATTATGTTTTTATGTTTTAAAATAATATATCGTATTATAAATTAGTTAATTTTTCCAATTTTTTTAATCCTGCTTTTTTAATTGCATTTCTCATTTCTTTTACAGCATCAGGGTTCTGTTCAGTTAACGTTCCAGTAACGATTACGTCTGCACCATACATTACTTTTTCAAAAGCTGTTTCAGGGTCTCTAATCCCGCCACCAACAATTACGTTGATATCTGCAAGATGTTTTGCAGTAGCAATTGCTTTACTACTTACGGGGAATTTTGCACCACTACCCGCTTCTAAATAAGCCCATCTCATACCAAAATATGAAGCAGATAAACAATACATTGCAGCTATTTCAGGCTTTGCACTTGGTATTGCATTTACTTCTCCAACATAACCTACCGCAGTATTTTGGATTGGTTCGATACCAATATAAGCCATAGGTATTGGCTCAATTCCTTCCTTTTTTATTTTGATGCAACCCAGTGTAGGTGCAGTTATTGTCCAATAGGTATTTTTAGAATTCATAAGCGTCATATAGAAAAGTGCGTCAGCCTCTTTTGTAATCCCATCTACATTACCGGGGAATAATATTGTTGGAAGATTAGTTATTTCTTTTATATCCTTGGTAATTTTATCCAAATCACATATTCCAATGCTTCCACCAATGATAATAACATCTGCGTAATCTTTAACTTTTTCAGCGATTTCTGCATAATTCTTTTCGTCAGGGTCTATCAATACCGCATAAGCTGCCCCTTCTTTAGCGATTATATCATTCATATATGATTCTACATTTCCAATTTTCATAATATCTACCGTATAAATCTATGATTATAATAATAATTGCAAAGTATTTAAAAATATAATATTAAAAAGTAAAACAAGAATAATAAAAGATAAAAATTCTAAGAAATATTGTCAACTTGCTTAAAAATACCATATATAATATCATAAAATATTTTATATACTACATTATTAAATCAATTCAGTAAGCATTCTGTCTATTTCTTCGATAGTTTCAATATCATTTTTATCATTTGCAATTTTTCTAAGTTTTCCAATTACTTGCAAATTTTTACCCATTAGCAATTTATATTCCTTACAATATTCAAAAATAGCTCGATACTTGCTTTCAATTAATGAATTATCACAATCCAATAACTCATAATAAATCAAACCTTTTAGCACGCTTATCTCGGAAAACAAATATAATGGATGTATCCATATTACTATTTTATCACTTTCGACAACCACTTCATTTTTTATATGTTCTAAATCATTGAATAAATCCAAATACAATTCTAAATTTTCAATTCTGGTCGTTTCTGAAACATTTTTCAGTAATTCATCACATTTAATATCAAAAGATTTTAATAACTCATCTAATTGGTTAGAATCTAAATCTTTCCATTTTAAAACTCTTTCAAAGTGTTCTGCACTTATGTTATTAAAATTTTTGTGAAATATATTAAACTTATCATCTTTTTTAAATCGATAATTCTTAGATTTTTTGGAAGATAAATATATTGTAATATATCCATTTTCTAAATTTCTTAAATCTACATTTTTAAGTTTATAAGACCTATTTTGAAAATTTAAGTCTAAAATTTCATTTTCAAATTCATTGTGATTAAATACTTTTTGCATTTTATTGAGTCTTTCATTAACGTACAACTCATCAAGTTCTAAAATACTAGATATTCTGTGCAATCGACCATTAGTATCGGTTAAACTAAAGCCTTTAAATTCAATATCGTAATTTTCTGCCAATAATACGTCTTTAGTGTACTCATCTACTGAATTAAGTATATCTAACAGAATTTTAGAAGTCATTTTTGAAAATTTAACTGTATCCACACACTTATCTTCAGTTTTTTTGTTTTCATTCATTTTTTTCATAGTATCCCTAAAAATATATTAATTGCAATTAGCCCCCGTTTCGCAAATACCATCCTTTATCCATTAAATTAATCAATAATTCACCATTATAATTTCCCATACCAACTAATTCTTTATTTTTATTAAATACAACTAATTTACCGTCCCCATTTAATTCTTCAAAAGATGATTCAAAAGCATCTTTTGCATAAAGAAACATTTCTTCCCCTTTATCACTTAAAATTACATAATTTTTAATAATTTGGTTAGAAATTAGATTTAAGCATTCCAAAGATGGAGAAAATTTTTCCTTATCATTTTTAATTAACAAAACACCTAAATTAATACCCATACTACTTACTTTATAGGAAATTTCATTTTCGAGTATATTTTGTAAAATATCTCCACTAACATACTGCAATCTTTTCAAATCATTTCCTACAACCAGTATATTATCAAAAGGTAATTTTTCTACATTTTTACCCAAATATCTTGAAAGAAGATTCTTAACAGTTCTTATTTCTTCGTCATTTATTTTTCTACATTTCATAATTTCCCAATATTCTTTTAATAATTATGTATTATACAATTCTCATATATTAAATAATTGATTCTAAAAATATCTCGTTTAAATAATATCAATAATTTAAATAATGATTAAAAAAATAATTAAAAACAGAACTACATAAAAAATAGTAGAATAAAATATTAATTTCCATAATTAAAGTTATTTAATTGCGTTTTTAGTGGTTTTTTTAAGATAACGTTCTACTTTATTTGAGATATCCGATTCCATATTTTGTAAAGTATTCAAATTTTTATCTGAAATTTCAATATTTTTGTCAATTCCGCCTAATTTATCACAGTAATTTTTAGAATAAGGGCTATTTGTGAGTTCTTTTTTAAAGTTTAAAACATCTAAATCAGAAAATGTACCCAATAATTCCCTACCGGTAGAATTTATTTCATTTTCAACAGTTTTACCGTATTTAGTACCATAAATACTAAATAATGGGAATTTAGTTATTATATTAGAACCTGCCATAACTAATGGTCCAATATTAGGTAATTTATCAACCCAAGTTCCAGAAATTATTTTTAATTTAGGATAATTTAACCTAACTTGAGAAATCCAATTCATGTAATTTAAAGTTGTAGTTGAGGTTTTATTTTCAAAAACTGTATCTTTTTGAGGATTTAACGAATAAAAAGTTATTCTATTCAAATCTAATTCTTCAATCATTTTCAATAATTTCTCAATATCGTCTTCAGTTTCACCCATACCCAATATTATAGTAATACCGGTTTTCAAATCATATCCTTTAGCTTTTAAAAGCATTTCCTTTGTATTACCCAAAGGTTTGCCAGGACATATTTTACGATGTAATTCAGGATTAACTGTTTCCACAGCTCCGACGATACCTTCTACATTGTTTAAATTGAGTTTTTCAAAATCTATTATTCCCAAATTTAAATATTGCTTACAACCTTGAGTATAAGATACCATTTCTATCATATCATTCAATTCTTCAATTCCATAACCATAACCACCAGATATAAACTCCAATTTCCAACCTATTTGTTTCATAATTGAAGCTTCTGCGAGTATTGTTTCTAAACGTCTTCTTGCTTTTAAAGGTTCTTTAATTCGGTCTTTCTGTGTAGACATATAACAAAATTTACAAGGATTTTCTAAATCGCAGTACCAACCTAAAAATAGAGCTCGCTCTAATCCAACATAATTTTCATGGTATTTTTCAGTTAATTTATATGCTTTAATGGAATTTTCAAAAATATCAATTGAATTCATAAAATCACCAGTTTATAATCAAAATAAATAACTATTGTCTATAATATATGATAAGTATAAAAAATAAGATATGTAAATATTATATAAATATTATATTG encodes the following:
- a CDS encoding DNA-directed DNA polymerase II small subunit, encoding MDIIKLLLDLEILVSPTCYNRLKSFKKPDLENLISKISKFKNSKKDFILLDNHFMDSFLNNDVNDLIIEYANFDFIKYYIGNNKEVQNQEIMSKLDKKLSEEYALIDSEIKSEKSIESKNTKEIASNEKSLTNLENLEKNDKINLDLKEGTNNDEEKSEADIQRDLKLANRLERFEKIKSIRKSINSSFKFDSKDIETQVKVYEDTDVTGNSTCEGTLDDFITYFRDRYETLKTIIERKYQKKSYPLNKAYTKKNEKIFLVGIISDVNTTKNGHKMVEIEDQKGDFKVLIMKNKIDNKEIFGDILLDEIMGFEGTVSNDGRLMFVDKTYRPDVDVKPAKKIDEEIYTAFLSDVHVGSHEFMAKTFEKFIRFLNGEVGNSKEQNIASKLKYVSIAGDLVDGVGIYPGQEEDLYEVDIVSQYEEVANYIAQVPEHIHFVIGPGNHDALRPAEPQPTFTQEIRDLFPKENVTFVSNPCSVNIHGLDYLLYHGRSFDDVIGQISEAQYTNPCSIMQELLKRRHLCPTYGGRCPIAPEVRDYLVIDKKPDIFHTGHIHINGCGNYKGTIMVNSGTFQEQTSFQKKMGISPTPAIVPIMDMSNMGKIVHEWDNGALNSKIM
- the argH gene encoding argininosuccinate lyase, producing MKNILRRGRLGSNVNEDVMKYTTSLEFDKEIFESDIYCDIAHTIMLTEQNIISKEYGLIIIEELKNILSKGMQNLDLDPSLDDIHMVIENELIKKVGEDIAGRMHTGRSRNDEVATDLRLALRKKILEILAMILKLNKSLIKLAENNKNTLSVGYTHLQQAQPVTFGHQMLSHVSAIERDILRFLDTYKRVNICPLGSGAMATTGFTINRIKTKNLLGFDDIIHNSMDGVSSRDFIAETMFDISMLGTNLSKICEELIVFSSCEFGTIEIANEYTSTSSIMPQKKNPDVAEISRAKLSTLNGELVSVLTILKALPNTYNRDLQEISPHLWKTTETALETLHMVEGMVSTLKVNAEKMEKLATENYSTATELADTLVRECGIAFRMAHGIVGELVKDSIEQNVPISNIISETLSKYDLNLSEESIKKALNPMENVKLRKAMGGPAPNELERAINHFNSKINDYETAISEKYSKIEDVEFNLINYKL
- a CDS encoding CoA-binding protein, coding for MKAKALTLSESYDVLRDAKKIAIIGVSLDERRVSNRITKIMIDLNYDLYLVNPKYNGQNFENYPIYESLEDLKNKVDYLDIICVFRNPIYMEEEAKKAIGFGDFGIFWMQPGTDSDNAIDLMLRNNHSIVKEKCIGVLATDLKLKGN
- a CDS encoding DNA cytosine methyltransferase: MLPNGLKKDSHCKKKDNETSKNEKNHFTFVDLFCGCGGFSRGFIDEGFNPLVAIEIEENPVSSYALNFNGKIYEKIYKNGQYNYILKENYFKLEDFMSKEEIDFFKKINNYDKLSPIILNEDIREIHSLDILKFIDDKNDNNLGNIRSLSSNNIDLLIGGPPCEGYTGANPKRLKNPYDRLYSDELGRLVLEYIRIVGDLKPKVFVMENVPGMLNWQLWECIEQEFAKVGYNEIYFHVFNAENFGNPSVRKRIIVSNIKLNPEWSEHKNIVRDILEDEYTFKTIKNVEKLEKNEKSEETQKFRVNELNLNKEQYPLAERISKKLKDTKVGSGAVKFKASKGNLENYILINENDVSDTVMGQRRFIHPNKQRLLTVREQARLMGYPNHHILAGGLTSTYNQIGESVPPTLSNAIAKEVYKYLKSLEVDK
- a CDS encoding geranylgeranylglyceryl/heptaprenylglyceryl phosphate synthase; amino-acid sequence: MKIGNVESYMNDIIAKEGAAYAVLIDPDEKNYAEIAEKVKDYADVIIIGGSIGICDLDKITKDIKEITNLPTILFPGNVDGITKEADALFYMTLMNSKNTYWTITAPTLGCIKIKKEGIEPIPMAYIGIEPIQNTAVGYVGEVNAIPSAKPEIAAMYCLSASYFGMRWAYLEAGSGAKFPVSSKAIATAKHLADINVIVGGGIRDPETAFEKVMYGADVIVTGTLTEQNPDAVKEMRNAIKKAGLKKLEKLTNL
- a CDS encoding RecB-family nuclease, with amino-acid sequence MYIALHNSFSSKQVEEFAKVVFGMGLNTIVFTKASSSAAQNGIPIVQKMAIKNNKNLVYLEDINDAIEILNPEKVIMITNSNIGKEKLNFEEIGEKDLIVFCGSNSGFSLKEIESANAEPKHLLGVNIGPIGEASILLYNTLKDQ
- a CDS encoding radical SAM protein, translating into MNSIDIFENSIKAYKLTEKYHENYVGLERALFLGWYCDLENPCKFCYMSTQKDRIKEPLKARRRLETILAEASIMKQIGWKLEFISGGYGYGIEELNDMIEMVSYTQGCKQYLNLGIIDFEKLNLNNVEGIVGAVETVNPELHRKICPGKPLGNTKEMLLKAKGYDLKTGITIILGMGETEDDIEKLLKMIEELDLNRITFYSLNPQKDTVFENKTSTTTLNYMNWISQVRLNYPKLKIISGTWVDKLPNIGPLVMAGSNIITKFPLFSIYGTKYGKTVENEINSTGRELLGTFSDLDVLNFKKELTNSPYSKNYCDKLGGIDKNIEISDKNLNTLQNMESDISNKVERYLKKTTKNAIK
- a CDS encoding NIP7 pre-PUA domain-containing protein, which translates into the protein MKCRKINDEEIRTVKNLLSRYLGKNVEKLPFDNILVVGNDLKRLQYVSGDILQNILENEISYKVSSMGINLGVLLIKNDKEKFSPSLECLNLISNQIIKNYVILSDKGEEMFLYAKDAFESSFEELNGDGKLVVFNKNKELVGMGNYNGELLINLMDKGWYLRNGG